In Podospora pseudoanserina strain CBS 124.78 chromosome 5, whole genome shotgun sequence, a single window of DNA contains:
- a CDS encoding hypothetical protein (COG:G; EggNog:ENOG503NY87): MTRTDRVFQLIGSCNNYPWGKQGEKSLAVQLHKKTDPNFEIKNDEFYSELWFGDYPDFPARVLETGELLQDVLQKHKDELLGKKVIEELGGQLPFLPKILSIAKALPLQIHPNKELAAKLHKEDPENFTDPNHKPEIAVALSKFEVFAGWKPLEEVQLLFKRLGVLRQFVPAGIEDWSELTLREVTRSLLQADEKTVKSVEEALAKASKEELGKQTYILDLLPRLQDQYGATDNGSLVALLCMNFLVLDAGDAIYIPADGIHAYLSGDIVECMARSNNVLNAGFCPPADRNNIDMFADTLTFKPSTRSKDSVILPSQDQGKVKIYKPPMSEFDMLRLSLFQGEGEDIEAHRGPGVMIITHGNGTMLADGKTFRLEEGSIFFVAPGVKVRIDSPGGLEAHMAVVA, from the coding sequence ATGACACGAACCGACCGCGTGTTCCAGCTCATCGGAAGCTGCAACAACTACCCCTGGGGCAAGCAGGGCGAGAAATCACTTGCCGTCCAGCTCCACAAGAAGACCGACCCCAATTTTGAAATTAAGAACGACGAATTCTACTCTGAGCTCTGGTTCGGGGATTATCCAGACTTTCCTGCTCGAGTGCTGGAAACAGGCGAGCTTCTCCAGGATGTCCTCCAGAAGCACAAGGACGAACTCCTCGGCAAGAAGGTTATCGAGGAGCTAGGTGGACAGCTGCCTTTTCTGCCCAAAATTCTCTCCATCGCCAAAGCCTTACCTCTTCAGATTCACCCCAACAAGGAGCTCGCCGCCAAGCTTCACAAAGAAGATCCAGAGAACTTCACCGATCCGAACCACAAGCCCGAGATTGCAGTGGCGCTTTCCAAGTTCGAGGTTTTTGCTGGGTGGAAGCCGCTGGAGGAGGTTCAGTTACTTTTCAAGCGCCTCGGGGTCCTGCGCCAATTTGTCCCTGCTGGCATCGAAGACTGGTCAGAGTTAACCCTCCGCGAAGTCACCCGGTCCCTTCTCCAGGCCGATGAGAAGACCGTCAAGTCCGTTGAGGAAGCCTTGGCCAAGGCATCCAAGGAAGAGCTTGGCAAGCAGACATACATCCTCGATTTGCTGCCTCGTCTCCAAGACCAGTATGGAGCTACTGATAACGGATCTCTGGTTGCGTTACTCTGCATGAACTTCCTCGTGTTGGACGCGGGTGACGCGATTTACATTCCGGCAGACGGCATCCACGCCTATTTGAGTGGTGATATTGTCGAGTGCATGGCTCGCAGCAACAATGTCCTCAACGCTGGCTTCTGTCCTCCGGCGGATCGCAACAATATCGACATGTTTGCCGACACACTCACATTCAAGCCAAGCACGAGATCAAAAGACAGCGTCATCCTGCCGTCGCAGGACCAAGGAAAGGTCAAGATCTACAAGCCACCCATGAGCGAGTTCGACATGCTCAGGCTCAGCCTGTTccagggagagggagaagacaTTGAGGCGCACCGAGGGCCGGGTGTTATGATTATCACACACGGCAACGGAACAATGCTAGCGGACGGAAAGACGTTTAGACTGGAGGAAGGGTCGATTTTCTTTGTCGCACCGGGGGTGAAGGTTCGGATCGATAGTCCTGGTGGATTGGAGGCGCAtatggctgttgttgcttgA
- a CDS encoding hypothetical protein (COG:B; EggNog:ENOG503P67S), which yields MACLALTTFLTSALTLSHFTTGTRATSELPDDDELCGRGLPTTPFNRTVLTTIGPYSYDPAAWSPWTHRPYCLEANEEPWCVYTNAASPKGHGISIITTPEIAGTTLNILEHPFDQKFFAPEKIYLPRPYKVVDIPGKGKGVIATQKIEKGKAILVDHASLVAAVEYPADVMREEVQDLLETAVHRLGEPEKVLGLSKKGRGDEATEIEDLLLTNSFTVLIQGKEFMALFADLSRFNHDCKPNAFIYFSETTLAMTVWASRDIEPGEEISITYSTAGLLSKERQQALENIWGFKCSCALCTSPPEVLKKSDDNRAQIRSYQASIPKLAQEEKFEEALQQAEHMFQLVEEEGLTDQMSDMYEYPARMYYHVGNLDKALEYTLKVKREIDGFGVPGKFGQEKLQGMEGIIRRLEMEIKIKREREEQFGKQAKLRGKARRVVMGMP from the exons ATGGCTTGCCTTGCCCTGACAACTTTCCTCACGTCCGctctcaccctctcccactttACCACAGGTACAAGAGCCACATCAGAACTGCCAGATGACGATGAGCTATGCGGCCGCGGTCTCCCAACCACTCCCTTCAACCGCACTGTCCTGACCACCATCGGACCCTACTCCTACGACCCAGCAGCCTGGAGCCCCTGGACACATAGGCCCTACTGCCTCGAGGCTAACGAAGAGCCATGGTGTGTCTACACCAACGCTGCCTCTCCCAAAGGCCAcggcatcagcatcatcactACCCCTGAGATTGCCGGAACTACTTTGAACATTCTTGAGCACCCCTTTGACCAGAAATTCTTCGCCCCCGAAAAGATCTACCTGCCAAGACCATACAAGGTTGTTGACATTCCTGGCAAAGGAAAGGGAGTGATTGCCACGCAAAAGattgagaaggggaaggctATTCTGGTGGATCATGCGTCGCTTGTTGCAGCGGTCGAGTACCCTGCTGatgtgatgagggaggaagtGCAGGACTTGTTAGAGACGGCGGTGCACCGGTTGGGAGAGCCAGAAAAGGTGCTGGGACTGtcgaagaaggggaggggtgacgAGGCAACCGAGATTGAGGATTTGTTGTTGACGAACAGCTTTACGGTGTTGATTCAGGGGAAGGAGTTTATGGCTTTGTTTGCGGATCTGTCG AGGTTTAACCACGATTGCAAGCCAAA TGCTTTCATCTACTTCTCCGAGACAACCCTGGCCATGACCGTCTGGGCCTCAAGAGACATTGAACCTGGGGAGGAAATCTCTATTACAT ATTCCACCGCCGGTCTTCTGTCCAAAGAAAGACAACAAGCCCTCGAAAATATCTGGGGTTTCAAATG CTCATGCGCCCTCTGCACCTCGCCCCCCGAAGTTCTCAAAAAGTCTGATGACAACCGCGCCCAAATCCGCTCTTACCAAGCCTCCATTCCCAAGCTcgcccaagaagaaaagtTTGAAGAAGCGCTCCAGCAAGCGGAGCACATGTTCCAGctcgtcgaggaggagggtctCACCGATCAGATGTCTGACATGTATGAGTATCCAGCCAGGATGTACTACCACGTTGGCAACCTGGACAAGGCTTTGGAGTATACTCTTAaagtgaagagggagattgatgggtttggggtgcCGGGGAAGTTTGGGCAGGAGAAGCTGcaggggatggaggggatcATCAGgcggttggagatggagatcaagatcaagagggagagagaggagcaGTTTGGGAAACAGGCGaagttgagggggaaggcgaggagggttgtGATGGGGATGCCTTGA
- a CDS encoding hypothetical protein (COG:G; EggNog:ENOG503NXXT; CAZy:PL1) produces MRFNLLLLFAPLSRALPLLPTSLFGLASWDVEGFARDNPLGPTTGGKGGPTVTVSTVADFKAAVTGDEPKIVLVSGELNFPSRPKIGSNKSVIGVGKTAQITGSGLDIVNATNVIIQNLKISFILDNDCITIRNSTRVWVDHNEFTSDISKGPDEYDGQVDIIRGSDWITVSWNYFHDHWKSSLVGNDANFRDIDFGHLHITYHHNHWRNEGTRGPAGRFGHQHVYNNLYEDFLYQAIHSRSDNQVLVEGNVFRGKTREALSTYGLVIPEDSPNTCVCGDEELDGFANLGARNDWGGATVNITQVGDFVKAPYKYKLTPLLLVSPLVKFGAGVGKI; encoded by the exons ATGCGGTTCAACCTTCTCTTACTGTTTGCTCCCTTATCAAGGgctcttcccctcctccccacctccctcttcggcCTCGCCTCCTGGGACGTGGAAGGCTTCGCGAGAGATAACCCCCTCGGCCCTACCACCGGCGGCAAAGGCGGTCCCACCGTCACCGTGTCCACCGTCGCAGACTTCAAAGCAGCAGTCACCGGTGATGAACCAAAGATTGTCCTCGTCAGTGGAGAACTAAACTTCCCTTCGAGGCCCAAAATCGGATCCAACAAGTCAGTGATCGGGGTGGGCAAGACAGCGCAGATAACCGGGTCAGGGTTGGATATCGTCAACGCGACGAATGTGATCATCCAGAATCTGAAGATTAGTTTTATTCTGGATAACGACTGCATCACGATAAGAAACTCGACGAGGGTGTGGGTGGACCACAACGAGTTTACGAGCGATATCTCCAAGGGGCCAGATGAATAC GACGGCCAGGTCGACATCATCCGCGGCTCCGACTGGATCACCGTCTCGTGGAACTACTTCCACGATCACTGGAAGTCCTCCCTCGTCGGCAACGACGCCAACTTCCGTGACATTGACTTTGGCCACCTGCACATCACctaccaccacaaccactgGCGCAACGAGGGGACTCGCGGTCCGGCCGGACGGTTTGGTCATCAGCACGTCTACAACAACTTGTATGAGGACTTTTTGTACCAGGCTATCCACTCGAGGTCGGACAACcaggtgctggtggaggggaatgtCTTTAGGGGTAAGACGAGGGAGGCGTTGAGTACGTATGGGTTGGTGATACCGGAGGATTCGCCGAACACGTGTGTttgtggggatgaggagctggatgGATTTGCGAATTTGGGGGCCA GAAACGACTGGGGCGGGGCGACGGTCAACATCACGCAGGTGGGAGACTTTGTGAAGGCGCCGTACAAGTACAAGTTGACgccgctgctgttggtgtctCCGTTGGTGAAGTTTGGCGCGGGAGTAGGGAAGATCTGA